A single genomic interval of Odontesthes bonariensis isolate fOdoBon6 chromosome 3, fOdoBon6.hap1, whole genome shotgun sequence harbors:
- the lrrc38b gene encoding leucine-rich repeat-containing protein 38 isoform X2 → MLPCVCWLQPILILLSYVSWTRGENCPATCLCPDPHTVDCSGRGLTRLPDEIPLDVRRLLLADNWIPRIPSDFLVLYSDLVYLDLRNNSLSYIEPGTLSTSSRLVFLDLGSNNLTEIPKGTFGESRSLIKLRMGNNPYLSMVNEDAFLGLTSLRELELERNALSSLKVGALSQLPSLRVVRLEGNPWVCNCNFASLFEWLMENSQKLPNGEETPSLCLALILYLFSSTPTAYDV, encoded by the exons ATGTTGCCATGTGTCTGCTGGCTTCAACCTATCCTCATCTTGCTGTCCTATGTCTCGTGGACCCGGGGGGAGAACTGCCCAGCAACCTGCCTGTGCCCAGATCCTCACACTGTGGACTGCAGCGGCCGTGGGTTGACCCGTCTACCCGATGAGATCCCCTTGGATGTCCGCAGGCTTTTGCTGGCTGACAATTGGATACCCCGCATCCCCTCGGATTTTCTGGTTTTGTACAGTGACTTGGTTTACTTGGACCTCCGGAACAACTCCCTCTCATATATAGAACCCGGGACCCTTAGCACCTCTTCCAGGCTGGTCTTCCTGGACCTGGGTAGCAACAATCTAACTGAAATCCCCAAAGGGACTTTTGGGGAGTCCCGAAGCTTGATCAAACTACGAATGGGAAACAACCCATATTTAAGCATGGTGAATGAGGATGCTTTCCTGGGTCTCACCTCTCTGAGAGAACTTGAACTGGAACGTAATGCATTGTCTTCTCTAAAGGTGGGGGCACTTAGTCAGTTGCCCTCCCTGCGGGTGGTGAGACTAGAGGGCAACCCCTGGGTATGCAACTGCAACTTTGCCAGCCTGTTTGAATGGCTGATGGAAAACAGCCAAAAGCTTCCAAATG GAGAGGAAACCCCCTCCCTCTGCCTTGCTCtaattttgtatcttttttctTCCACCCCCACAGCCTATGATGTGTGA